TCCCCACCATGCATCTGCACAAGAGACAGCCACAAATCTTGCCTTTAGATTATAAGCTGTGTTCAGGGCAGGGCATCCCTCGGGATCTGTATTGTAAAGTGCCATGTGCATTGATGGCATAGCTCATAATGATCCTCTGCTAAATCAGTGGAGCCAGCCAGGAGAGGAGCTTCTGCTCAATGTGTCATGAGAGAGAAGAGATGGATAAAGCTTCTCTCTCCTTAGTTAGAGACAAAGTGCTTTGTTAATGGGCACGTGTGACTCAGTGTATCTCAGTGAGGAGAGACCTAGAATTCCAGTGTCGCCCTCAGCTTTCCTTCTTCAAGAACAAAGAAGAAATCCCACTCAAATGAGATTCTCCaagcagaaaacatttttatttcaggaGAAGCCTCCATAGGAAGCCGGTGCTCACCACAAAATGcacctgggaggggagggtgcacAGCCCCTACCTCACACGAGGGAAGGGGCCTGAATTTCATTTCGGAGAACTTGTAGGAATATTCATTCCCAATACCCTTGTTCCAGAGCACGCCATGACCAGGACGATTATGGGCTCCTCGTAAATACATCCCATTCAGGTGGGAGTGATGGCAGCTATTGAACCACCAGGCTCCTTGGAAGGTTTTTGCACAGCTACCCGAATCCAGATCATTGTCACGGTCTGGGGTTGAAAACTTACTGTTCTTCTGGTAGGTTAATGAATCCCCTGTAACAACACACAGACAGGGTTTAAACTTGAGCTTGTAGTTTCCTTCCCCTTAATCCTGGGCCAGTTAATTCTGAGGATTTAATCACCTCCGATGTTGCATCCTAGTGGTGCTGGAGAGCGGCTGCCATTATGCTCTGGGCCTACTTGAGGGTGCGGGGGTGAAACAGTGTTTAATAGCAGTTGCCAAGTTTGGGGTGGGAAGACTAGGAGGGAAAGACTAGAAGGAAAGTAAAGGAGGGGTGGGAGATGAGGCAACCAGTTCCTATTCGCCTGGCTGGAGAAAAGTGAAGGGAGGATGAGTGGCCCAGCTCTACTGGGTTTCCCCACAACCCAGCTTGAGGAAGTAGAGCCAGAGACATGCACCAAGCTCTTCAGCTTCAGGGTGGGGCAGTGGAGAGAAAACACTCTCCACCATAGTCCTTGATCATGGAATTGCACCACCCAAGGAGTAAGTCAGTGCTTCTGCTCTGACCCAAAGGGTGACATGCTGCACTGAGAGAAACAGGACAGACAGAATATGTGAGCACCTTCTGGTTCCCTGGCCTTATCAGCAtgagtacctgagcacctcaccttggggagggaagagacagggTCAAGGACCCTCATTACttcctttggatcaggccaaggGCCTGTCCTGCCCCACAGGACCTGCCCCTGCTGATTGGAATGAGGTTTTTCCCACTTGTTCCTGTTTAAATACCTGCCCTGTGCGACCAGGACGTGGTCTGGAAGGTCTCAGAGGACAGGTGGAAgcacttttcccccctttcctcccagttcCATGATGAGAAGCTGGAGCTTTAAAGGGACAATTGAAGCCAGAGCTTTATAGAGACTATGTTAAAATTAAAACTTAGGGTGTTTTTTAACCCTTAATTTTATGAGCTTGatgctgcagccctgggccagTCTTAAAAAGGGTAGGATTTGGTTTGTTTCTGCTGCAGGATGTCCTACGTCTCCATTGGATGGGCACGTTTTTCCTCTGCTGTGAGCAAGTACAGCACCTACCTGCATCACCTGCCACCATGTTCCCTAGAATCAGTTTGTATTGCTCAGATTCTCCCAAAATGCTGAATGACTTGTACTTGGCAAAATATTTCTTGTTTTCGAAGTCTCCAAGGTCAATGCGCAGCTCGTTATTTCCTGGGGAACATAGGAGCAAAGTGAAATATTCACTACATTCTATCACTTTGCACAATGCTGGGTTTATCTGTGAGGACCCTCACCCACCTGGGCTTGACTCACCAGCCTGTGCTGACTCTGGGACTGCCTTAGCTAACCCAGTTTCCATCCCCCACTCTCATCTTTCAGTTGGCAAACAGAACCCACATCTAACACCCTTCACCCAGGCAGGAGATCAGAATATATAGCATCCACCCCTCTATGGCCTCCGCCAGCAAGACACACAGGTATTTCTGTCCTGGCTCCATTGGTTCCAATGGGACTCTCTGTCACAGTGATTAGAACAGGATTTTGGATCTCAGGGTCAAATAGGAGCTGGAGTGAACCAGCAGGAACAAGGgcaagggcagggagagggaacagAACCAGAGACAAAGCTGAGCAGAGTAGCAAAGGCTGGGCGCCCTGATGTATTTGGAATCCCACAGTATAGCTGGATATTTTGCTACCTGTTGACCCTCTTCTGGCCAGCAAGGATCTGACAAGTGTTTCCACCATTCTGTCTACTAGAGTTCATGGAAAGCAATCCTCAGGGAGTGATGCTGCAATATGGCAGTGACTGACTGGCTGGCACTGTGATGTCTCACCTTCTAGAGAAGATATATCCATGAATGCTCAAGGTTAGCCACTGCTAGGAAAGGGACAGTTTGGGGGAAACTCAGGTGTTGAATATTTGCTATTCAGACACCATATCAACCTTCAGGTTGAAGCAACCTTGACTGGAGCCAGCAGCACTAGATTGCTATCTGTTTCACTTGCTTTTCCTGGAAGAGCTAAGTTCTAAGGCATAGGCAATggtgatggtgatggtgattcTGGCAGCAGTTTTACCACTATTGGCCCAGTGCGGAAGGCACTGAACAGGGAGTCAGGTCTGAGCtctattcacagctctgccactaacttgaTGTATGAACTTGGGCAAAttacttcctctctctgcaccttGCTTTATGTGAACAGACACCCTTCTTGATAAAGCATTCTGAGATGTACAGATGAATGTCACTATGTAAGAGCTACTGTAAGTGTTATgatcactataagacatgttgCAAAGAAGGGGATTGGAGGGGTGGGCAGAAGAGATTTTAAGAAAGACTGCATCCATGATTTCTTTACCAAGTGATGTCAGCAGGTGAATATTGTCATTTCCCAACCAAAATTCTGTCAGCTGGTTGCCAAAACCTCTCTTGTAGAAAGTCCAGTTACGATGAAAATCCACTGACCCATCCACCCGTCTCTGGAAAACCTGCAGGGAAACAGGTTGGAGGCTGGTCACATTCATTTTAGTTTTGTGAGACTGGCAGTTCAGCTTCCTCCAGGGTAAGTTGCTCAAATAGTGTATATTATGGTTAATCAGAATTACACAGCCCATCATTTTAACTTCCTTGTCATGAGCTCTTCTAGAAAGGAGAGAATTAAATTTAGAGTCCTTTCAATGGGCCTCATCTTGAGATCCttattcagtttttactcagtctTTCCTTAGTTCTCTTCAACAGGGGGTTtgccttatatatatatatatatatatatatatatatatatatatatatatatatatatataaagaaagagagaaaaagagagagagaaacttcccTTGTACAGAACTGGTATTTGGCAGAGTAAAATTTGAATAAGAATCTCAGATTTGGGCCAGTGTCTACCCACAATTACAAAAATTCACTTCTGTCAAATATTGAGTTGCTCGTGTAACCCCCATGTTCTTACACcatggcattttattttatttcagttccaTAGTAAGGGAAGGCTGTGATGCGGAGGAGGAACAGATTTGTtggaaggttgcaaagtcaagcacacagAATTAGGAAATGTCAAATTTAAgtttgcccatgcaaccttaattcagctcttGAGAGTCCAATTTGGGTACTGAGTGAGCCACAGATCTCACAGGAAAAAATGATATTTGATTTATGTAACTGAAGACTGTataataatgcatacacacaaaggtGCTGAATTATATTATAGAGCCACTACAGTTTTCATTCTAATTCTGAAGAATCCAGTTGATACATACTACATATGGGAAATTCTCTCTGAAGACTGGCAGGAAAAGaggtgtatatatatgtgtgcgCTAAAATTAGGGAGTGTAAATGTTATGCTGAAATCCTCCATTGCATtgcacatgtaacccttctgccaggtggagttggcaccaataagggccaggttcaaaatctaggggttcctcttataacaatacaaaacagaacaggCTTAAAGCCTCACTCAGTAATCTTGGAAAACTAACCACCACCGTTAGGTGCCTCTAATAGGCAATACTTCCACACTTGCAAGCTTTAATTTG
This genomic window from Chelonia mydas isolate rCheMyd1 chromosome 16, rCheMyd1.pri.v2, whole genome shotgun sequence contains:
- the LOC102934432 gene encoding ficolin-2, yielding MGRAAQQTLTALLCITAAVCMDEDSCPEVRIVGLSGSDKLAVLQGCPGMAGASGPKGEPGSAGMKGERGAEGFRGKAGPAGDKGERGAPGEMGPAGPPGKGEKGNAGPSGLKGEKGTPGTTAFDVRQLDNIQCKKGAKNCKELLARGHVMSGWYTIYPDGCAAMTVLCDMDTDGGGWLVFQRRVDGSVDFHRNWTFYKRGFGNQLTEFWLGNDNIHLLTSLGNNELRIDLGDFENKKYFAKYKSFSILGESEQYKLILGNMVAGDAGDSLTYQKNSKFSTPDRDNDLDSGSCAKTFQGAWWFNSCHHSHLNGMYLRGAHNRPGHGVLWNKGIGNEYSYKFSEMKFRPLPSCEVGAVHPPLPGAFCGEHRLPMEASPEIKMFSAWRISFEWDFFFVLEEGKLRATLEF